A window of the Amycolatopsis solani genome harbors these coding sequences:
- a CDS encoding fumarate reductase/succinate dehydrogenase flavoprotein subunit encodes MTFEAPPVSTRTHFETDVLVIGGGTAGTMAALTAAEHGANVLLLEKAHVRHSGALAMGMDGVNNAVIPGKATPEDYVAEITRANDGVVDQSTVYQTARRGFAMVQRLEKYGVKFEKDEYGEYAVRRVHRSGSYVLPMPEGKDIKKVLYRVLRQKHMRERITIENRVMPVRVLTSGGRAAGAVGFNTRTGEFVTVSASAVILATGPCGRLGLPASGYLYGTYENPTNAGDGYAMAYHAGAELSGIECFQINPLIKDYNGPACAYVANPFGGYQVNAAGDRFVDCDYWSGQMMAEVSREISSARGPIYLKLTHLPEETLGALENILHTTERPTRGTFHATRGHDYRTHDVEMHISEIGLCGGHSASGVRVDENGATTVPGLYAAGDLACVPHNYMIGAFVYGDLAGAHASESLRPHVPLPEDQITAAHELIYRPLSTPDGPPQQQVEYKLRRFVNDYVAPPKTTAKLEIALETFSRMSGEIAGMGARTPHELMRCAEVTFIRDCAEMAARASLVRTESRWGLYHDRTDHPGRDDVSWLAHLDLRKTADGEMEFVKRPVTPYVVPVPEFSVPSFAPEVLGTHTAFSGHTPPDAATAAAPARTHSSPRVLEVVAMAEEQPSLAALSPYLADPDAEVRTTAIAVLTESAPEGFGPALVTALHDIDARVRAAAAAGLRELVEVLAPTPSLGEGLRSALAVSDADVRSVALDVLRALRLGDSAVFAAAAADPAVAVRLEAVRGLVSLDAASTLADAASDAAREVRVAVAAGLGTIGDPRSTGTVAALAADPDPLVRAAALTAAADLGTGGDLARLAFAALADPAWQVRRGAATALGALAEPSEPLLGALEDEHPNVRRAAVQALGKWAEVPAVAARLQARRADSDADVRAYTRMALGG; translated from the coding sequence ATGACGTTCGAAGCACCCCCGGTGTCCACGCGGACCCACTTCGAGACCGACGTGCTCGTGATCGGCGGCGGGACGGCCGGCACGATGGCCGCGCTGACCGCCGCCGAGCACGGCGCGAACGTGCTGCTGCTGGAAAAGGCGCACGTCCGGCACTCGGGCGCGCTCGCGATGGGCATGGACGGCGTCAACAACGCGGTCATCCCGGGCAAGGCGACACCCGAGGACTACGTCGCCGAGATCACCCGCGCCAACGACGGCGTCGTCGACCAGTCGACGGTGTACCAGACCGCGCGGCGCGGCTTCGCCATGGTGCAGCGGCTGGAGAAGTACGGCGTCAAGTTCGAAAAGGACGAATACGGCGAGTACGCCGTGCGGCGCGTGCACCGCTCCGGCAGCTACGTCCTGCCGATGCCCGAAGGCAAGGACATCAAGAAGGTGCTCTACCGCGTGCTGCGGCAGAAGCACATGCGCGAGCGCATCACGATCGAGAACCGCGTGATGCCGGTGCGGGTGCTGACCTCGGGCGGGCGCGCGGCCGGCGCGGTGGGGTTCAACACGCGGACCGGGGAGTTCGTCACGGTTTCCGCGTCCGCGGTGATCCTCGCGACCGGCCCGTGCGGCCGGTTGGGGCTCCCGGCGAGCGGCTACCTCTACGGCACCTACGAGAACCCGACCAACGCCGGCGACGGCTACGCGATGGCCTACCACGCGGGTGCGGAGCTGTCCGGCATCGAGTGCTTCCAGATCAACCCGCTGATCAAGGACTACAACGGCCCGGCGTGCGCGTACGTCGCCAACCCGTTCGGCGGCTACCAGGTCAACGCGGCGGGCGACCGGTTCGTCGACTGCGACTACTGGTCCGGGCAGATGATGGCCGAGGTCTCGCGCGAGATCTCCTCGGCCCGCGGCCCGATCTACCTCAAGCTGACGCACCTGCCCGAGGAAACGCTCGGCGCGCTCGAAAACATCCTGCACACGACGGAACGGCCGACGCGCGGGACGTTCCACGCCACCCGCGGCCACGACTACCGCACGCACGACGTCGAGATGCACATCTCCGAGATCGGGCTGTGCGGCGGGCATTCGGCGTCCGGGGTCCGGGTCGACGAGAACGGCGCCACGACAGTGCCGGGGCTGTACGCGGCGGGGGACCTCGCCTGCGTGCCGCACAACTACATGATCGGCGCGTTCGTCTACGGCGACCTCGCGGGCGCGCACGCTTCGGAGTCGTTGCGCCCGCACGTGCCCTTGCCCGAGGACCAGATCACCGCGGCCCACGAGCTGATCTACCGGCCACTGTCCACTCCGGACGGTCCGCCGCAGCAGCAGGTGGAGTACAAGCTGCGCCGGTTCGTCAACGACTACGTCGCCCCGCCCAAGACGACGGCGAAGCTGGAGATCGCGCTCGAGACGTTCTCCCGGATGTCCGGCGAGATCGCCGGCATGGGCGCGCGGACCCCGCACGAGCTGATGCGCTGCGCCGAAGTGACGTTCATCCGGGACTGCGCCGAGATGGCGGCGCGGGCGTCGCTGGTGCGGACCGAAAGCCGGTGGGGGCTCTACCACGACCGGACCGACCACCCGGGCCGCGACGACGTGTCGTGGCTGGCGCACCTGGACCTGCGCAAGACCGCGGACGGCGAGATGGAGTTCGTGAAGCGGCCGGTGACGCCCTACGTCGTGCCGGTGCCGGAGTTCTCGGTGCCGTCCTTCGCACCCGAAGTCCTCGGCACGCACACGGCGTTCAGCGGCCACACGCCACCGGACGCGGCCACCGCGGCGGCGCCGGCGCGGACGCATTCGTCGCCGCGGGTGCTGGAAGTCGTCGCGATGGCGGAGGAACAGCCTTCGCTCGCGGCGCTTTCCCCCTACCTGGCCGATCCGGACGCCGAGGTGCGGACGACGGCGATCGCGGTGCTCACCGAGTCGGCGCCGGAGGGGTTCGGCCCGGCGCTGGTCACGGCGTTGCACGACATCGACGCGCGGGTCCGGGCCGCGGCGGCGGCCGGGTTGCGTGAACTGGTGGAGGTGCTGGCGCCGACGCCGTCGCTGGGCGAGGGGCTGCGGTCGGCGCTGGCGGTGTCCGACGCGGACGTGCGGTCGGTGGCCCTGGACGTGCTGCGGGCGTTGCGGCTCGGCGATTCCGCGGTGTTCGCGGCGGCCGCGGCCGATCCGGCGGTGGCCGTCCGGCTGGAGGCGGTCCGCGGCCTGGTGTCGCTGGATGCCGCTTCCACGCTGGCGGACGCGGCTTCCGACGCGGCACGCGAGGTCCGGGTCGCGGTGGCGGCCGGGCTGGGGACGATCGGCGATCCGCGCTCGACCGGGACGGTGGCGGCGCTGGCCGCCGACCCGGACCCGCTCGTGCGGGCGGCCGCGCTGACCGCCGCGGCCGACCTCGGCACCGGCGGCGACCTGGCCCGGCTCGCGTTCGCCGCGCTGGCGGACCCGGCGTGGCAGGTCAGGCGCGGGGCGGCGACGGCGCTGGGTGCGCTGGCCGAGCCGTCGGAACCGCTGCTCGGGGCGCTGGAGGACGAGCACCCGAACGTCCGGCGCGCGGCCGTCCAGGCGCTCGGGAAGTGGGCGGAGGTGCCGGCGGTGGCGGCGCGGCTGCAGGCGCGCCGGGCCGACTCGGACGCCGACGTGCGGGCGTACACGCGGATGGCCCTCGGCGGTTAG
- a CDS encoding MarR family transcriptional regulator: MSSHRRSTVVVKESLRELRNQLSLLNHQVSAHLALKDVDLDCLELIARHGPLSPSAVARRAGLHPATMTGILDRLQKGGWIVRERDPEAADRRSVAVRAVRGRNAELFRLYAGMNTAMDELCAGYSEEELALIAGFLQRATSAGHTATDALAKD; encoded by the coding sequence ATGAGTTCGCACCGCCGGTCGACCGTGGTGGTGAAGGAGTCGCTCCGGGAGCTGCGCAACCAGCTGTCGCTGCTGAACCACCAGGTCAGCGCCCACCTCGCGCTGAAGGACGTCGACCTGGACTGCCTGGAGCTGATCGCGCGGCACGGTCCGCTGAGCCCGAGCGCCGTGGCCCGGCGGGCCGGCCTGCACCCGGCGACCATGACCGGCATCCTCGACCGGCTCCAGAAGGGCGGCTGGATCGTCCGCGAACGCGACCCGGAGGCGGCCGACCGCCGCTCGGTGGCGGTGCGCGCGGTCCGCGGCCGCAACGCGGAGCTGTTCCGGCTGTACGCGGGGATGAACACGGCGATGGACGAGCTCTGCGCGGGGTACAGCGAGGAGGAACTGGCGCTGATCGCCGGCTTCCTGCAGCGCGCGACGTCGGCGGGCCACACCGCGACGGACGCCCTGGCGAAGGACTGA